The genomic stretch CCGTATCCCGGGCCATCTTCCGGAGCGCATCCCACTCCGCGTCCTTGGTCGCTGTGACGTCTTCTATATCGACAACATAGTCGCCGTAGTCGGTTATCTCGTCGTCCTCCCACAGGACCTCCCCGTCGCTTGCTCTTACGAGTTTCATCGCGAGAGTTATGGTGAGCCTGTACTCACGGACCACGTCGCGCGTGCTGTAGGATACCGGCTTCAACTCGTAGAACATGACCGTACCCTCCAGTACGGCTTCC from Thermodesulfobacteriota bacterium encodes the following:
- a CDS encoding LptE family protein produces the protein MLFIVCGCSGYRMASTTMPGEVTSVYVPFFKNSTQRPGVETVLTNAVIDEFTTTVDIVDKGRAEAVLEGTVMFYELKPVSYSTRDVVREYRLTITLAMKLVRASDGEVLWEDDEITDYGDYVVDIEDVTATKDAEWDALRKMARDTARLVKERMLERF